The proteins below are encoded in one region of Sulfolobus islandicus Y.N.15.51:
- the rpiA gene encoding ribose 5-phosphate isomerase A produces MNPKELLATYTLNYLREKKIIGVGTGKTVKKLIEVLSKEENLKETVLLVASSLDTEIELSKHGFKVISLLSAIQPEIYVDSFDVVTKDGIMIKGGGGALLREKLLTYFSKYRIFIGEFNKLKDSKLIDVPIEVVSVGVSYVKDKLEKMGFAVKIREGSGKMGPIISDNGNAILDVSVKTENLCEFDRMIKTIPSVVETGIFCKELYNKIILANEEGRIEEMYAGDGI; encoded by the coding sequence GTGAATCCAAAGGAATTATTGGCAACGTATACTTTGAACTATCTAAGAGAAAAGAAGATAATAGGTGTTGGTACAGGAAAAACTGTTAAAAAATTGATAGAAGTTTTGAGTAAAGAAGAAAATCTTAAAGAAACTGTATTGTTAGTTGCGAGTTCGCTCGATACTGAAATCGAATTGAGTAAACACGGTTTTAAAGTAATTTCACTCCTTTCCGCTATTCAACCTGAAATTTACGTTGATAGTTTCGATGTAGTTACCAAAGACGGTATAATGATAAAGGGTGGAGGAGGTGCCTTGCTTAGAGAGAAGCTTTTAACATATTTTTCTAAGTATAGGATTTTTATAGGAGAATTCAATAAGTTAAAGGACTCTAAACTAATTGACGTTCCAATTGAGGTCGTAAGCGTCGGCGTAAGTTATGTCAAAGATAAGCTAGAGAAAATGGGATTTGCTGTAAAAATAAGAGAGGGAAGCGGTAAAATGGGACCAATTATTTCAGATAATGGAAATGCGATTTTAGATGTTTCTGTTAAGACTGAAAATTTATGCGAGTTTGACAGAATGATAAAGACCATTCCATCAGTAGTAGAAACTGGGATTTTCTGTAAGGAATTATATAATAAGATAATATTGGCTAATGAAGAAGGTAGGATTGAGGAAATGTATGCGGGGGACGGGATTTGA
- a CDS encoding NAD(P)-dependent oxidoreductase, with product MKVGLIGLGIMGYRIGANLAKANKLNVVYDRTQEKAESFVKEYKVNRALNPKELVESSDVIITMLADDNAVKSIVEPLIPLMKGKILIDMSTISPTLSISLAKRIESNGGTMFDAPVIGTSIFVEQKKLIVLVGGPKDKFDTVNDIAKETASSVVYMGPNGMGLYAKLVNNLLLGSYVAAIAEAYNFGIRAGLDPQQVINILTTLSSARSPTTELKAPKLLKEDYSTQFATKHMRKDLEIVIKEAQNLKIITPISSLALQLYKMTEALGYSEVDFISIVEVFKKLSPKT from the coding sequence ATGAAGGTAGGTCTTATAGGCTTAGGTATAATGGGATATAGAATAGGAGCTAATCTAGCTAAGGCTAATAAACTTAATGTAGTATACGATAGAACTCAAGAAAAAGCTGAAAGTTTTGTAAAGGAGTATAAGGTAAATAGGGCGCTAAATCCTAAAGAACTTGTAGAATCATCAGATGTTATAATAACAATGTTAGCTGATGATAATGCAGTGAAGTCTATAGTAGAACCCTTAATACCACTAATGAAAGGCAAAATTTTAATCGATATGAGTACTATAAGCCCAACATTAAGTATTAGCTTAGCTAAGAGAATAGAAAGTAATGGCGGTACAATGTTCGATGCTCCAGTCATAGGAACTTCGATATTTGTTGAGCAAAAGAAATTGATAGTATTAGTAGGTGGACCTAAGGATAAGTTTGATACCGTTAATGATATAGCTAAAGAGACTGCATCGTCAGTAGTTTATATGGGTCCTAATGGTATGGGACTTTATGCCAAGCTGGTAAATAACTTACTTTTAGGCTCCTATGTTGCAGCCATAGCGGAAGCCTATAATTTCGGAATAAGAGCTGGGTTAGACCCTCAGCAGGTTATTAATATTTTAACTACGTTAAGTAGTGCTAGATCTCCCACGACTGAATTAAAAGCACCTAAATTACTAAAAGAAGACTATTCAACTCAGTTTGCCACTAAACACATGAGGAAAGATTTAGAGATTGTCATAAAGGAAGCTCAAAATTTAAAGATAATTACGCCAATTTCGTCATTAGCATTACAACTGTATAAAATGACTGAAGCATTAGGATATTCAGAAGTCGATTTCATTTCAATTGTTGAAGTCTTTAAGAAGCTTTCTCCCAAAACCTAA
- a CDS encoding SDR family oxidoreductase: MNINISGKRVLITASTEGIGRGVAEAFLREGCNVVISSRSKEKVEKAVSEMRKIGPSVWGFVSDLTDFKSLEELINYSLKMMNGIDILVVNSGNPPKEPSYFFENTMEDWEYATKLYLLSAIKLTNLVYQHMKAQRWGRIFFLSSWTVKEPQRMFSLADITRAPLIQMAKLLSKEMGEYNISVNVILMGSFETEGAKRSLKRYAEKVGQPLDVIWKREVISQIPIGRTGDIKNELGALLVFLSSDYAGYINGTSILIDGGMTRAI, translated from the coding sequence ATGAACATTAATATTTCTGGTAAAAGAGTCCTCATTACAGCGTCTACAGAAGGAATTGGGAGGGGAGTTGCTGAGGCTTTTTTAAGGGAAGGGTGTAATGTTGTAATATCTTCAAGAAGTAAAGAGAAAGTAGAAAAAGCTGTTTCAGAAATGAGGAAAATAGGACCATCAGTATGGGGTTTTGTATCAGATCTAACTGATTTCAAATCTCTAGAGGAGTTAATTAACTATAGTTTAAAGATGATGAACGGAATTGATATCTTAGTTGTAAACTCTGGGAATCCTCCTAAAGAACCTTCCTATTTTTTTGAGAATACTATGGAGGATTGGGAATATGCTACTAAACTATATCTATTAAGTGCGATAAAACTGACAAATCTGGTATATCAACACATGAAGGCTCAAAGATGGGGTAGAATATTCTTTCTATCGTCTTGGACAGTTAAAGAGCCCCAACGAATGTTCTCATTAGCGGATATTACAAGAGCCCCATTAATCCAGATGGCAAAACTGCTTAGTAAAGAAATGGGTGAATACAACATAAGTGTTAACGTAATCTTAATGGGTAGCTTCGAAACCGAAGGAGCTAAGAGATCTTTAAAGAGGTATGCAGAAAAAGTTGGTCAACCATTAGATGTGATTTGGAAGAGGGAGGTAATCTCTCAAATTCCTATTGGAAGGACTGGGGATATAAAGAATGAGTTAGGTGCTCTTTTGGTATTTTTATCATCAGATTACGCAGGATACATTAATGGAACGTCAATTTTAATTGATGGTGGAATGACAAGAGCGATTTAA
- the pyrH gene encoding UMP kinase yields the protein MNIILKISGKFFDEDNVNNLIVLRESIRELTDNGFRVGIVTGGGSTARRYIKLAREIGIGEAYLDLLGIWASRLNAYLVMFSLQDLAYMHVPQSLEEFIQDWSHGKVVVTGGFQPGQSTAAVAALVAEASSSKTLVVATNVDGVYEKDPRVYTDVKLIPHLTTQDLRKILEGSQSVQAGTYELLDPLAIKIVERSKIRVVVMNYRKLNRIINILKGEEVSSIIEPT from the coding sequence ATGAACATTATTTTAAAGATAAGTGGTAAGTTTTTTGATGAAGATAATGTAAACAACTTAATAGTCTTAAGAGAGAGTATCAGGGAGCTTACTGATAATGGTTTTAGAGTAGGTATTGTAACAGGTGGAGGTTCTACTGCTAGAAGGTATATAAAGCTAGCAAGAGAAATTGGAATAGGTGAAGCTTATTTAGATCTTTTAGGTATATGGGCCTCAAGACTTAACGCTTATCTAGTAATGTTCTCCTTGCAAGATTTAGCGTATATGCACGTTCCCCAAAGTTTAGAAGAGTTTATACAAGATTGGTCTCATGGAAAGGTAGTGGTTACAGGTGGATTTCAGCCTGGGCAATCAACTGCTGCTGTGGCTGCGCTAGTTGCTGAGGCCTCCTCTTCAAAAACCTTAGTTGTTGCAACTAATGTGGATGGTGTCTACGAGAAAGATCCAAGAGTGTATACGGACGTAAAACTTATTCCTCACTTAACTACTCAAGACTTACGTAAAATCTTAGAGGGTTCCCAATCTGTTCAAGCTGGTACGTATGAGTTATTAGATCCTCTAGCAATAAAGATAGTTGAGCGTTCCAAAATAAGGGTTGTGGTAATGAATTATAGAAAGCTTAATAGGATAATTAACATATTAAAAGGAGAGGAAGTTTCATCAATTATAGAGCCGACGTGA
- the lysS gene encoding homocitrate synthase, with product MIKVGILDSTLREGEQTPGVIFTVDQRVEIAKALSDLGVSMIEAGHPAVSPDIYEGIKRIVKLKKEGIITSEIVGHSRAVKRDIEIAAELEVDRIAIFYGVSDLHLKAKHKATREEALRTIAETISYAKNHGVKVRFTAEDGSRTDFDFLVTVSKTARDAGADRVSIADTVGILYPSKTKELFSALTREVPNLEFDIHAHNDLGLAVANALAAIEGGATIIHATVNGLGERVGIVPLQQIAAAIKYHFGIEVVKLDKLQYVSSLVEKYSGIPMPPNYPITGDYAFLHKAGVHVAGVLNDPRTYEFMPPETFGRTRDYTIDKYTGKHALRDKYEKLGVKISDAEMDQILAKIKSNTTIRFYRDVDLLELAEEVTGRVLKPRPPEQIEALISVKCDSNVYTTSVTRRLSVINGVKEVMEISGDYDILVKVQAKDSNELNQIIESIRATKGVRSTLTSLVLKKM from the coding sequence ATGATAAAAGTAGGTATTTTAGATTCAACGTTAAGGGAAGGAGAACAAACCCCTGGAGTGATATTCACTGTAGATCAAAGAGTAGAGATAGCCAAAGCCTTATCCGATTTAGGAGTATCTATGATAGAAGCTGGCCATCCAGCAGTATCCCCAGATATTTATGAAGGGATAAAAAGAATAGTGAAATTGAAAAAAGAGGGTATTATAACATCAGAAATTGTAGGACATAGTAGAGCCGTAAAAAGAGATATAGAAATTGCAGCAGAATTGGAGGTAGATAGGATAGCAATATTCTATGGTGTAAGTGATTTACATTTAAAGGCAAAACACAAAGCAACTAGAGAAGAGGCCTTAAGGACAATAGCTGAGACGATCAGCTACGCTAAAAATCATGGCGTAAAAGTCAGATTTACCGCAGAAGATGGTTCAAGGACAGACTTCGATTTCTTAGTTACAGTATCGAAAACGGCTAGAGATGCAGGGGCAGATAGGGTTAGTATAGCGGATACTGTAGGTATTTTATATCCATCTAAAACGAAGGAATTATTCAGTGCATTGACAAGGGAAGTACCAAACTTGGAGTTTGATATTCACGCTCACAATGACTTAGGTTTGGCAGTAGCAAATGCGTTAGCTGCGATAGAAGGTGGAGCCACAATTATCCATGCTACAGTCAATGGGCTTGGAGAGAGGGTTGGTATAGTACCTTTGCAACAAATAGCAGCAGCTATTAAATATCATTTTGGTATAGAAGTCGTTAAACTAGATAAATTGCAGTATGTTTCCAGTTTGGTGGAAAAGTACAGTGGAATTCCGATGCCACCCAACTACCCCATTACTGGGGATTACGCATTCTTGCATAAGGCAGGGGTCCATGTGGCAGGAGTGTTAAATGATCCTAGAACATATGAATTTATGCCTCCAGAGACATTTGGTAGAACAAGAGATTATACGATTGATAAATATACGGGAAAGCATGCGTTGAGGGATAAATATGAAAAACTAGGTGTGAAGATTAGTGACGCTGAAATGGATCAGATTTTAGCCAAAATCAAGTCAAATACAACCATAAGATTTTACAGAGATGTGGATTTGCTTGAGTTAGCTGAAGAGGTAACTGGAAGAGTTTTAAAGCCAAGGCCACCCGAACAAATAGAGGCGTTAATTTCAGTTAAATGTGATTCTAACGTTTATACCACATCAGTGACCCGTCGTTTGTCAGTTATTAATGGCGTTAAGGAGGTTATGGAAATTTCCGGCGATTACGACATATTGGTTAAAGTTCAAGCTAAGGATTCCAACGAATTAAACCAGATAATTGAAAGTATAAGAGCAACTAAAGGTGTGAGATCAACACTAACGTCATTAGTCCTTAAGAAAATGTAA
- a CDS encoding DNA topoisomerase IV subunit A, producing the protein MSSEFISKVDKEARRKAANILRDKFLNLVEQLKKGEPLVMEIPMRTLSNAIYDEKRKLLLLGEKKLKRNFLDLNEAKRFMQTVLMASIIYDALVSDEYPTIRDLYYRGKHSLLLKSIEGNKIVSEENTWDEQKESDSVIVDIEVFTSLLREEMLILSKEKGKVVGNLRIRSGNDVIDLSKTGHGAYAIEPTPDLIDFIDVDAEFVLVVEKDAVFQQLHRAGFWKQYKSILITSAGQPDRATRRFVRRLNEELKLPVYILTDADPYGWYIFSVFRIGSISLSYESERLATPDSKFLGVSMGDIFGNSRKKPYLSEAERKNYIIKAKDADIKRAEEIKNYEWFKTKAWQEEINTFLQRKAKLEIEAMASKGLKFLGFQYIPEKITNKDYIA; encoded by the coding sequence ATGAGTTCTGAATTTATATCGAAAGTTGATAAGGAAGCGAGAAGGAAAGCTGCTAATATATTGCGTGATAAATTCCTTAATCTAGTTGAGCAACTCAAGAAAGGCGAACCGCTAGTGATGGAAATCCCGATGAGAACTCTATCTAATGCGATTTACGATGAAAAAAGAAAGCTGCTATTATTGGGAGAAAAGAAACTCAAGAGGAATTTCCTAGATTTGAACGAAGCGAAGCGATTTATGCAAACTGTGTTAATGGCATCAATAATTTATGATGCTTTAGTGAGTGACGAATATCCCACGATACGTGACCTTTATTACAGAGGGAAACACTCACTTTTGTTAAAGTCAATCGAAGGCAATAAGATTGTATCCGAAGAGAATACATGGGATGAGCAAAAGGAGTCCGATAGTGTTATAGTTGATATTGAAGTATTTACATCTCTTCTTAGAGAAGAAATGCTAATTCTCAGTAAGGAAAAGGGTAAAGTTGTAGGTAATTTAAGGATAAGGAGTGGAAATGATGTAATAGATCTAAGTAAAACCGGTCATGGAGCCTATGCAATTGAACCTACTCCAGATTTGATAGATTTCATTGACGTAGATGCAGAATTTGTGCTAGTAGTGGAGAAGGATGCAGTGTTCCAACAATTACATAGAGCTGGTTTTTGGAAACAGTACAAGTCCATTTTAATAACTAGTGCAGGTCAACCAGATAGGGCTACTAGAAGGTTTGTTAGAAGACTTAATGAGGAATTAAAATTGCCAGTTTATATCTTAACTGACGCTGATCCTTACGGATGGTATATATTTAGTGTGTTCAGGATAGGTTCGATATCTTTATCTTATGAGAGTGAGAGGCTAGCTACTCCAGATTCTAAATTTTTGGGCGTATCAATGGGTGATATCTTCGGTAACTCCAGAAAGAAACCCTATCTAAGTGAAGCTGAGAGAAAGAACTATATAATTAAGGCCAAGGATGCAGACATAAAGAGAGCTGAGGAGATTAAAAACTATGAATGGTTTAAGACTAAAGCATGGCAAGAGGAGATAAATACTTTTCTACAGAGGAAGGCTAAGTTGGAAATAGAGGCTATGGCAAGCAAGGGTCTTAAGTTTCTCGGCTTCCAATACATTCCAGAAAAGATAACCAATAAGGATTATATTGCTTAA
- the cren7 gene encoding chromatin protein Cren7 translates to MSSGKKAVKVKTPAGKEAELVPEKVWALAPKGRKGVKIGLFKDPETGKYFRHKLPDDYPI, encoded by the coding sequence ATGAGTTCGGGTAAAAAAGCAGTAAAAGTAAAAACACCAGCCGGTAAAGAGGCTGAATTAGTTCCAGAGAAGGTATGGGCATTGGCACCAAAGGGCAGAAAAGGTGTGAAGATAGGTCTATTTAAAGATCCAGAAACTGGAAAATACTTCAGACATAAACTACCAGATGATTATCCAATATAA
- a CDS encoding translation initiation factor IF-5A, whose translation MSITYTTVGELKVGSYVVIDGEPCRVVEVTKAKTGKHGSAKANVVAIGVFSGAKKTLMAPVDQQVEVPIIEKHIGQIIADMGDKIQVMDLETYETFEIEKPTEDELASKIRPNAELEYWEIMGRRKIVRVK comes from the coding sequence ATGAGCATAACGTACACGACCGTCGGTGAGCTCAAGGTAGGTAGTTATGTAGTAATAGACGGAGAGCCTTGTAGGGTTGTAGAAGTAACTAAGGCTAAAACGGGTAAGCACGGTAGCGCAAAAGCTAATGTAGTTGCAATTGGCGTTTTTAGCGGAGCTAAAAAAACTTTAATGGCTCCAGTAGATCAGCAAGTTGAAGTTCCCATCATAGAAAAGCATATTGGTCAAATAATTGCAGATATGGGTGACAAAATACAAGTAATGGATTTAGAAACTTATGAGACCTTCGAGATCGAGAAACCAACAGAGGACGAACTAGCCTCTAAAATAAGACCTAATGCGGAATTAGAGTATTGGGAAATAATGGGAAGAAGAAAAATAGTTAGGGTCAAGTAA
- a CDS encoding DNA topoisomerase VI subunit B yields MSAKEKFTSLSPAEFFKRNPELAGFPNPARALYQTVRELIENSLDATDVHGILPNIKITIDLIDEARQIYKVNVVDNGIGIPPQEVPNAFGRVLYSSKYANRQTRGMYGLGVKAAVLYSQMHQDKPIEIETSPANSKRIYTFKLKIDINKNEPIIVERGSVENTRGFHGTSVAISIPGDWPKAKSRIYEYIKRTYIITPYAEFIFKDPEGNVTYYPRLTNKIPKPPQEVKPHPYGVDREEIKILINNLKRDYTIKEFLVNEFQSIGDTTADKILELAGLKPNKKVKNLTEEEITRLVETFKKYEDFRSPSADSLSVIGEDLIELGLKKIFNPDFAASITRKPKAYQGHPFIVEAGVAFGGSIPVGEEPIVLRYANKIPLIYDEKSDVIWKVVEELDWKRYGIESDQYQMVVMVHLCSTKIPYKSAGKESIAEVEDIEKEIKNALMEVARKLKQYLSEKRKEQEAKKKLLAYLKYIPEVSRSLATFLASGNKELVSKYQNEISEGLFKLISKKLDLINIEEYRKVYRVDNE; encoded by the coding sequence ATGTCTGCTAAAGAAAAGTTTACAAGCTTATCTCCTGCAGAATTCTTTAAAAGGAATCCGGAGCTGGCCGGATTCCCTAATCCAGCGAGGGCTCTTTATCAAACAGTTAGAGAGTTAATAGAGAACTCGCTGGACGCTACCGATGTACACGGGATATTGCCTAATATTAAGATTACGATTGACTTAATTGACGAAGCTAGGCAAATATATAAAGTTAATGTGGTTGACAATGGAATAGGCATTCCTCCCCAGGAGGTTCCCAATGCCTTTGGTAGAGTATTATACAGTTCGAAATATGCAAATAGGCAAACTAGGGGTATGTATGGTCTAGGTGTAAAGGCAGCTGTTCTCTATAGCCAAATGCATCAAGATAAGCCCATAGAAATAGAGACTTCCCCAGCAAATTCTAAAAGAATATACACTTTTAAGTTAAAAATTGATATAAATAAGAACGAGCCAATAATTGTAGAAAGGGGATCTGTGGAAAACACTAGGGGTTTTCATGGAACGTCCGTTGCAATTTCTATACCGGGAGATTGGCCTAAAGCTAAATCAAGAATTTACGAGTATATTAAGAGGACTTACATTATTACCCCTTACGCAGAATTTATCTTCAAAGATCCTGAAGGAAATGTAACATATTATCCGAGATTAACAAATAAGATTCCTAAGCCGCCACAAGAAGTTAAGCCTCATCCCTATGGAGTAGATAGGGAAGAAATAAAGATACTAATAAATAATCTAAAGAGAGACTATACCATAAAAGAATTTTTGGTTAATGAATTTCAAAGTATAGGGGATACTACTGCAGATAAGATCCTAGAATTAGCTGGATTAAAGCCCAATAAGAAAGTTAAGAACTTAACAGAAGAGGAAATAACTAGGTTAGTTGAGACTTTTAAAAAGTATGAGGATTTTAGATCCCCATCAGCGGATTCACTTTCTGTAATAGGGGAAGATTTAATTGAATTAGGTTTAAAAAAGATTTTTAATCCAGACTTCGCAGCCTCTATAACTAGGAAACCTAAAGCTTACCAAGGACATCCATTCATAGTTGAAGCAGGTGTCGCATTTGGCGGTAGTATACCCGTTGGTGAAGAGCCTATAGTTTTAAGATATGCCAATAAGATTCCGTTAATTTACGACGAGAAATCAGATGTCATATGGAAAGTCGTTGAAGAGCTGGATTGGAAAAGGTATGGTATTGAGTCGGATCAATATCAAATGGTGGTAATGGTTCATTTATGTAGTACCAAGATACCATATAAGAGTGCTGGAAAGGAAAGTATAGCTGAAGTAGAGGATATAGAGAAGGAAATAAAGAACGCATTGATGGAAGTCGCACGAAAACTTAAACAGTATTTGAGTGAGAAGAGAAAGGAACAAGAAGCTAAGAAGAAATTACTTGCGTATTTAAAATATATACCAGAGGTTAGCAGATCTTTAGCAACCTTTTTAGCATCTGGCAATAAAGAGTTAGTGTCTAAGTACCAGAACGAGATCTCAGAAGGTTTATTTAAACTTATTTCTAAGAAATTAGATTTGATTAACATTGAAGAATATAGAAAGGTCTATAGGGTGGATAATGAATGA
- a CDS encoding signal recognition particle protein Srp54: MLENIRDAVRKFLTRSTPYEKAVDEFIKELQKSLISSDVNVKLVFSLTAKIKERLNKEKPPSVLERKEWFISIVYDELSKLFGGDKEPNVNPTKLPFIIMLVGVQGSGKTTTAGKLAYFYKRRGYKVGLVAADVYRPAAYDQLLQLGNQIGVPVYGEPNNQNAIEIAKKGVDTFVKNKMDIIIVDTAGRHGYGEETKLLEEMKEIYEALKPDDVILVIDASIGQKAYDLASRFHQASPIGSIIITKMDGTAKGGGALSAVAATGATIKFIGTGEKIDELEIFNAKRYVSRILGMGDIESILEKVKGLEEYEKIQKKMEDVMEGKGKLTLRDVYAQIMALRKMGPLSKVLQHIPGLGVMLPTPSEDQLKLGEEKIRRWLAALNSMTYKELENPSIIDKSRMRRIAEGSGLEVEDVRELLEWYNNMNKLLKMVKRRRGSIDKLFGGKIG; the protein is encoded by the coding sequence ATGTTAGAAAATATAAGGGATGCCGTAAGAAAGTTCCTTACAAGGTCTACACCATACGAGAAGGCTGTAGATGAGTTTATAAAAGAACTTCAGAAGTCTCTTATTTCATCCGATGTAAATGTAAAGCTAGTTTTTTCATTAACCGCCAAGATTAAAGAAAGGCTAAATAAGGAAAAGCCTCCATCTGTTTTAGAAAGGAAGGAATGGTTCATTTCTATAGTTTATGATGAACTTTCCAAATTGTTTGGAGGAGATAAGGAACCTAATGTTAATCCCACCAAGTTACCCTTTATAATAATGTTGGTTGGTGTTCAAGGAAGCGGAAAAACAACCACTGCAGGGAAATTAGCTTATTTCTACAAAAGAAGAGGTTATAAAGTAGGTTTAGTGGCGGCTGACGTGTATAGGCCAGCTGCTTATGATCAATTGTTGCAGTTAGGTAATCAAATTGGAGTACCAGTATATGGAGAACCAAATAATCAAAACGCCATCGAGATAGCTAAAAAAGGAGTTGATACGTTTGTAAAGAACAAAATGGATATAATCATAGTAGACACTGCAGGACGACATGGATATGGTGAAGAGACTAAGCTTCTAGAGGAAATGAAGGAGATATATGAGGCATTGAAACCCGATGATGTAATCTTGGTCATTGACGCGTCCATTGGACAAAAAGCCTATGATTTAGCATCTAGATTCCATCAAGCAAGTCCAATCGGTTCTATAATAATAACGAAGATGGATGGCACTGCAAAGGGAGGCGGAGCGTTGTCAGCAGTAGCAGCTACTGGAGCTACGATAAAGTTTATAGGTACTGGAGAAAAAATAGACGAATTAGAAATATTTAATGCCAAGAGATATGTTTCTAGGATATTAGGGATGGGAGATATAGAATCAATTCTAGAGAAAGTTAAAGGATTAGAGGAATACGAGAAAATACAAAAGAAAATGGAAGATGTTATGGAAGGTAAAGGAAAGCTAACACTTAGAGATGTTTATGCACAAATCATGGCTTTGAGGAAAATGGGTCCCCTTTCTAAAGTGCTACAACATATCCCGGGTTTAGGTGTTATGCTTCCCACCCCTAGCGAAGACCAATTGAAATTAGGAGAGGAAAAGATTAGGAGATGGCTAGCAGCCTTAAATTCTATGACGTATAAGGAATTGGAAAATCCTAGTATAATTGATAAGTCGAGAATGAGAAGAATAGCTGAAGGATCAGGATTAGAGGTTGAAGATGTAAGAGAACTTTTAGAGTGGTATAACAACATGAATAAGCTTTTGAAAATGGTAAAAAGAAGGAGGGGCAGTATTGATAAACTCTTCGGAGGGAAAATCGGATAA
- a CDS encoding pseudouridylate synthase — protein MINSSEGKSDNKIIEKAIQILSKYPLCNSCLGRCFARLGYGLENKERGKAIKISLMMFLDEKIKDHKIVDLISIKSIMENLGPIAEKWYKLYLSSEFHTYPCYLCQNKIDEIKQDFFEKAFKLLSGLGTKSYVLGVELDEDTKKKENEIIKEFALIYYESIKHEIKREVGKMLAERGYPPNMESPEVEIVYRISDRQVFIISKNIRTLYVYNRLNRNLPISSWFSKKGNEGLDSLLQKKIIFAFSEPTSIRVLAEYPIVIENEERDKIEIGGYNISKVMTIGKRELQAISSAKPSMRRYRVTVYSTSSLSEAARVYGNIYDLFIDVKSFSELKEKLSKLQSQYEIIILSIDLIDVKGRIKDIVGTYLKSF, from the coding sequence TTGATAAACTCTTCGGAGGGAAAATCGGATAATAAAATAATTGAGAAAGCTATACAAATATTATCAAAATATCCCTTGTGTAATAGCTGTTTAGGAAGATGTTTTGCAAGACTAGGATATGGATTAGAGAATAAAGAAAGGGGTAAGGCTATAAAGATTTCATTAATGATGTTCTTGGACGAAAAGATAAAAGATCATAAAATAGTTGACCTTATTTCAATAAAAAGTATAATGGAGAATCTCGGACCAATAGCGGAAAAGTGGTACAAGCTTTATCTCTCTTCAGAATTTCACACTTATCCTTGCTATTTATGCCAAAATAAAATAGATGAAATAAAACAAGATTTCTTTGAAAAAGCGTTCAAGCTGCTATCTGGATTAGGTACTAAAAGTTATGTGCTTGGTGTTGAATTAGATGAGGATACTAAAAAGAAAGAAAATGAAATAATTAAAGAATTCGCTCTTATATATTACGAGAGTATAAAACATGAAATAAAAAGAGAAGTAGGTAAAATGTTAGCGGAAAGAGGATATCCTCCAAACATGGAGAGCCCTGAAGTAGAGATAGTTTATAGGATTTCTGATAGGCAAGTATTTATTATATCCAAAAATATAAGAACCTTATACGTTTATAATCGTTTAAATAGAAACCTACCGATATCCTCTTGGTTCTCCAAAAAAGGAAATGAAGGACTTGATAGCTTACTTCAGAAAAAGATTATTTTCGCATTTTCTGAACCCACGAGTATAAGGGTCCTTGCAGAGTACCCTATTGTTATAGAAAACGAGGAAAGAGATAAGATAGAGATAGGAGGGTATAATATTTCCAAAGTAATGACCATTGGAAAGAGGGAATTACAAGCCATATCATCCGCTAAACCATCTATGAGGAGATATAGAGTTACAGTTTATTCTACAAGTAGTTTAAGTGAAGCTGCAAGAGTATATGGAAACATATACGACCTCTTTATTGACGTCAAATCTTTTAGTGAGCTTAAGGAGAAATTAAGTAAACTACAGTCTCAATACGAAATTATAATACTATCTATTGATTTAATTGATGTTAAGGGAAGAATCAAGGATATAGTTGGGACTTATCTAAAATCTTTTTAG